The Acidimicrobiia bacterium genomic interval CTCATGGTTCGCTTCTGCTCGTATACGCCGACCGGCGCGTTCCGGCGTCACCCGATGCTGGCGAGCACCGATGACATTGCCCAGCTGCACGAGGCACTCAAGCACGCTCCTCGCTTGCGCTCACTCCTGAAACAGCTCGTCAGCGACTAGGCGACCGCCGTCGTCCGACGGCCTCCCGAGCGCGAGGTGAGGTCCCCCACTGGCCGGGCCGGCGCCCGACCTCCGACCCGAGGGAAGCGCTCAGACCGTGAGGTCCTGACGCCTGGATCGCCGCCGGCTCCCCTCCGACTCCACCAGCGCCACGGCCCGCATGGCGGTCTCGCACTCGAGGTCCTGATATGCGCCAAGTCCTTCGGATGTCGGGCCGGCCATATAGAGCCCCTCGATGGTGGTCACCTTCACCGGATGCCGAGCGACGGGCTTCAGATAGCACGCCCGCATCTCGGGTCCGGACAGGTACTGGTAGCGGGACCATTCGACGCAGTCGTCGAGGTCGCTGTAGTACCAGCGGACGTACTCGAGAATTCGGTCGACCGCGACCCGGGCGTCGCGCCAGTGTCGCCACCGCCTCCCCTCGCCTTCACCCCAGTGTGAGATGACGACCTCAAGCAGGTGCTTTCCCGTGGGCGCGATCCTCGGCGCGTGACACGACGCGAACTGGAACGCGCCGTGGTACCGCTTGACGGCCTCGTCTCCCCAGAGGACACGGTGCCAGCCGGGCATGTCCTCGGGCTGGCCATCCGAACGTCGTGAGGGCAACCGGCTGAGGCCAGCCCACCACCCGGCGAAGTCGTTGGAGTGTTCGAGCATCTGCTCGGCGGTCTCCGCAAAGCCGGACGGGAACAGCTCCTCGTCGATGAGCTCGAGCAGATCCCAGCCCGGGTAGTCGGTGATAACGACCGGTGCCACGAACTCCTGCACGAGGTTCGCAGCGTTGACCGCGACGACCCCGGTCACCCGGCGGTCCTCGACAACGATCTCGAGCGGCTTCCACCCGAGCCAGAGCTCGCCGCCGTGCCGCTCGATCACCCGCACCCACGGCGCGACGAGGCCTTGCATGCCCGCCGCGTCGGGGTCGTCGGGGTAGATCCCCCGAGACCCGTACGCGCGGGCCTCCTTGAGGAACGCGACGAGGCGGCCGGTCGAGGTGTTCTCCGACGGTGACGGGAACATCACCTCGCCGACCTGCAGGATGGCATTGCGCGCGACCCGGTCCGTGACGTTCTCGTCGAGCCAGTCCCCGAGCGGGACCGGGATC includes:
- a CDS encoding NAD(P)-binding protein, producing MSAPKQFDAVVVGASLGGLTSAALLARRGFRVALVDRLEQPGGRCGSVEHDGYQIAFGHRDGHGVGDNVFGLPLHFFAAADAAGADVHSRTLAGGMRLHRLPARTSADLHLGGRPGMDRLAGARDTIQVLTGHEDVSDGTARDYLDTMRRLRSMSDQEQRRLIPVPLGDWLDENVTDRVARNAILQVGEVMFPSPSENTSTGRLVAFLKEARAYGSRGIYPDDPDAAGMQGLVAPWVRVIERHGGELWLGWKPLEIVVEDRRVTGVVAVNAANLVQEFVAPVVITDYPGWDLLELIDEELFPSGFAETAEQMLEHSNDFAGWWAGLSRLPSRRSDGQPEDMPGWHRVLWGDEAVKRYHGAFQFASCHAPRIAPTGKHLLEVVISHWGEGEGRRWRHWRDARVAVDRILEYVRWYYSDLDDCVEWSRYQYLSGPEMRACYLKPVARHPVKVTTIEGLYMAGPTSEGLGAYQDLECETAMRAVALVESEGSRRRSRRQDLTV